A genomic region of Hypomesus transpacificus isolate Combined female chromosome 19, fHypTra1, whole genome shotgun sequence contains the following coding sequences:
- the LOC124482280 gene encoding OTU domain-containing protein 7A-like encodes MTLDMDAVLSDFVQSTGAEPGLARDLLEGKNWDLSAALRDYEQLRQVHTANLPQVFNEGRFYRQPEHDTPQHMNKVERAGVQRQEDNTQEKRLSRGISHASSAIVSLARSHVASECTSEQFPLEMPIYTFQLPDLSVYSEDFRIFIERDLIEQSTMVALEQAGRLNWWSTMCTSCKKLLPLATTGDGNCLLHAASLGMWGFHDRDLVLRKSLYAMMKSGAEREALKRRWRWQQTQQNKESGLVYTEEEWEREWNELLKLASSEPRTHNSKNNNTTGGVDNSEDPVYESLEEFHVFVLAHVLRRPIVVVADTMLRDSGGDAFAPIPFGGLYLPLEVPPNRCHCSPLVLAYDQAHFSALVSMEQKDQHREQAVIPLTDSEHKLLSLHFATDPGKDWEWGRDDNDNTKLATLILSLEAKLNLLHNYMNVTWVRIPSETRAPLAMPESPTASAGEDVQSLADSMDSDRESVCSNSNINNGKAISSSKDKERGGEQKEKTERQPPGQQRKDKDKTRTDSVANKLGSFSKTLGIKLKKNMGGLGGLVHGKINRSNSTGTGRNGSSNGVDNGEKSKSKKEGKARKDGGVGKEESGQSASTSSSSEKTMSPSPTERLPGMPSPLVERDRGSLLARLVGDKALTEHWKYSTDVKLSLNILRAAMQGERKFIFAGLLLTSHRHQFHEEMISFYLSSAQERFSQEQETKRKETEKKPAATTTNGPSSSSAASLRKPEQESAPHRERVTDRVERTERNSTPTPPPIPPPPAATPQDGCSPARHHHQSHTSHIPPQIALRMHGRHSPSPHSSPSSRRSGAGCVTPPVPVSAHYSHTPPIQRSSIIHLREGNTAPHSFQEEPYRPMVGTLKTCATYPQQNRSLSSQSYSPARLSGVRTVNNNNNPTSAEPYNMPGEHKSHTYTNGFNANDIRDCLEYADADSPQTWGSTDKPKGRSGTMYCSQQRRCRRENCSFYGRPETENYCSYCFKEELKRRDREGKSHRPG; translated from the exons ATGACTCTGGATATGGACGCAGTCCTGTCGGACTTTGTTCAGTCCACTGGGGCGGAACCTGGTCTGGCTAGAGACTTGCTGGAAG GCAAAAACTGGGACCTGAGTGCTGCCCTCAGAGACTATGAGCAGCTGCGGCAGGTTCACACTGCCAACTTGCCGCAAGTTTTTAACGAGGGTCGTTTCTACCGGCAACCCGAGCACGACACCCCCCAGCACATGAACAAGGTGGAGCGGGCTGGTGTCCAGAGACAGGAGGACAACACGCAGG AGAAGCGCCTGTCTCGGGGCATCTCCCATGCCAGCTCTGCCATTGTGTCCCTGGCGCGCTCCCACGTGGCCAGCGAGTGCACCAGCGAGCAGTTCCCCCTGGAGATGCCCATCTACACCTTCCAGCTGCCCGACCTCAGCGTCTACAGCGAGGACTTTAGGATCTTCATAGAGAGAGACCTCATAGAGCAGTCCACCATGGTGGCTTTGGAGCAGGCAG GTCGTCTGAACTGGTGGTCCACTATGTGTACCAGCTGTAAGAAGCTCCTCCCCTTGGCCACCACTGGGGATGGGAACTGTCTACTCCACGCCGCGTCATTAG gAATGTGGGGCTTCCATGACAGGGACCTGGTGCTGCGAAAGTCCCTATATGCCATGATGAAGAGTGGGGCAGAGAGGGAAGCTCTGAAAAGGAGGTGGAGATGGCAGCAAACACAGCAGAACAAGGAG TCAGGGCTGGTGTACacggaggaggagtgggagagagagtggaacgAGCTGCTCAAGCTGGCCTCCAGCGAGCCCCGGACACACAACAGCAAGAACAACAACACTACTGGAGG GGTGGACAACTCTGAGGACCCGGTGTATGAGAGCCTGGAGGAGTTCCACGTGTTTGTCCTGGCCCACGTGCTGCGCAGGCCCATCGTGGTGGTGGCCGACACCATGCTCCGAGACTCAGGGGGAGACG CGTTTGCTCCTATCCCCTTTGGAGGGTTGtacctgcccctggaggtgcCTCCCAACCGCTGCCACTGTTCTCCCCTGGTGTTGGCCTACGATCAGGCCCACTTCTCTGCCCTGGTCTCCATGGAGCAGAAGGACCAGCACAGAGAACAAG CTGTGATCCCGCTCACCGACTCAGAACACAAGCTGCTTTCTCTCCACTTCGCTACCGATCCCGGGAAGGACTGGGAGTGGGGCAGAGACGACAACGACAACACCAAGCTAGCCAC tTTAATCCTGTCTCTGGAAGCCAAATTGAACCTCCTGCACAACTACATGAATGTAACATGGGTTCGGATACCTTCTGAAACAAGG GCTCCCCTGGCCATGCCGGAGTCTCCAACGGCGTCTGCGGGCGAGGACGTACAGTCCCTGGCCGATTCCATGGACTCTGACCGCGAGTCTGTATGCAGCAACTCCAATATCAACAATGGAAAGGCAATCTCCTCCAGTAAGGACAAGGAGCGAGGAGGGGAGCAAAAGGAGAAGACCGAGAGGCAGCCGCCAGGGCAGCAGAGGAAGGATAAAGACAAAACCAGAACGGACTCTGTGGCAAACAAACTGGGCAGCTTCAGTAAGACCCTGGGCATCAAGCTGAAGAAGAAtatggggggtttgggggggctGGTGCATGGCAAAATCAACCGCTCCAACTCCACAGGCACTGGGAGGAACGGCAGCAGTAACGGGGTGGACAACGGGGAGAAGAGCAAGAGTAAGAAAGAGGGGAAGGCAAGGAAGGATGGAGGCGTAGGGAAGGAGGAGTCGGGGCAGTCGGCCAGCACCTCATCCTCCTCAGAGAAGACCATGAGTCCCTCGCCCACGGAGAGGCTCCCTGGGATGCCGTCTCCCCTGGTGGAGAGAGACCGGGGGAGCCTCCTGGCCAGGCTGGTGGGGGACAAGGCTCTGACAGAACACTGGAAGTACAGCACCGATGTGAAACTGAGCTTGAACATCTTACGGGCGGCCATGCAAGGGGAGCGCAAGTTCATCTTCGCCGGCCTGCTGCTGACCAGCCATCGGCACCAGTTCCATGAGGAGATGATCAGCTTCTACCTGAGCAGCGCCCAGGAGCGCTTCAGCCAGGAGCAGGAGACCAAGAGGAAGGAGACGGAGAAGAAACCGGCGGCGACCACCACCAACGGGCCCAGCTCCTCCTCAGCGGCTTCTCTGAGGAAGCCGGAGCAGGAGAGCGCCCCCCACAGGGAGAGGGTGACGGACAGAGTCGAAAGGACTGAGAGGAACTCCACTCCAACCCCTCCGCCCATCCCGCCGCCACCAGCCGCCACCCCCCAGGATGGCTGCTCCCCGGCCAGGCACCACCACCAAAGCCACACCTCCCACATCCCCCCACAAATCGCCCTCAGGATGCATGGCCGCCACAGCCCCTCGCCTCACAGTTCccccagcagcaggaggagcggGGCAGGGTGCGTGACGCCCCCCGTTCCGGTGTCGGCCCACTACAGCCACACCCCGCCCATCCAGCGCTCCAGCATCATCCACCTACGTGAAGGCAACACGGCCCCGCATAGCTTCCAGGAGGAACCCTACCGGCCAATGGTGGGCACCCTGAAAACCTGTGCCACCTACCCCCAGCAGAACCGTTCTCTGTCCTCCCAAAGCTACTCCCCGGCACGCCTGTCTGGCGTCCGcactgtcaacaacaacaacaaccccaCCTCCGCCGAACCCTACAACATGCCAGGGGAGCACAagtcccacacatacacaaacggcTTCAATGCCAATGATATCCGAGACTGCTTAGAGTATGCCGACGCTGACTCGCCTCAGACCTGGGGGAGCACGGACAAGCCCAAAGGCCGGAGTGGCACCATGTACTGCAGCCAgcagaggaggtgcaggagggagAACTGTTCATTCTACGGCAGGCCTGAGACAGAGAACTACTGCTCCTACTGCTTCAAAGAGGAGCTGAAACGTAGAGACAGGGAAGGCAAGTCGCACAGACCTGGATAG